The following are encoded together in the Hoplias malabaricus isolate fHopMal1 chromosome 3, fHopMal1.hap1, whole genome shotgun sequence genome:
- the rbm19 gene encoding probable RNA-binding protein 19, with amino-acid sequence MSRIIVKNLPNGMKEDRFHKMFAAFGTLTDCGLKYTKNGKFRKFGFVGFKSEEDAQKALNHYNKSFVDTSRVTVELCTDLGDPNKCRPWSKHSRQPEKPKETKNEQKQQESKKDEKKGKKGKNPVALLGELEDDPGFQEFVAVHKNRTQVPTWANDSVEAAVVAKEKSKKQVKKKEKKSVSDDYLNFDSDESEEMSDKEVEADPAEEEDDSQDTKKEALKQGLSDMDYLRSKMVKKSDMDECEEEGGGDDEERDEAKGEEEEEIPAQQNDSAYDSGDKDTKHQNKFEPTTDFTVKLRGVPFNVKEQHVREFMLPLKPVAIRFAKNEDGRNSGYVYVDLKSEAEVERALRLNKDYMQGRYVEVFRANLRDKGRGKKSTAQEKNFVSELKEDEEEEDVADSGRLFVRNLSYTCTEDELKELFTKHGLLSELHFPIDTLTKKPKGFAFITYVIPENAVTALAQLDGHIFQGRVLHIIPSRIKKEKTEEWPNAPGSSSYKRQKDAKDKAASGSSHNWNTLFLGTSAVADAIAEKYNTTKSQVLDHESKGSLAVRMALGETQIVQETRQFLLDNGVSLDSFSQAAGERSKSVILVKNLPSGVQVKDLEDLFAPHGSLGRVLLPPAGLTAIVEFLESTEAKRAFTRLAYTKFQHVPLYLEWAPMAVFSTPAKQNKPEPVAVSKDTAGEQQDTKQEQEKEEEEEDEEESVPGSTLFIKNLDYSTTEETLRETFSKCGVVKICTISKKRDKTGKLTSMGYGFVQYKTPEAAQKAIRQLQHCVVDERQLELKLSERVLKSGVTSTSRKKQSAKKQTTSKILVRNVPFQATVRELRELFCTFGELKTVRLPKKGVGGAHRGFAFVDFLTKQDAKKAFSALCHSTHLYGRRLVLEWADAEESVEDLRRKTAQHFHDAPKKRKQAKELEEILDQMEVEEGDE; translated from the exons ATGTCGCGGATTATTGTGAAGAATCTCCCGAATGGG ATGAAGGAGGATCGATTTCATAAGATGTTCGCAGCCTTCGGGACATTGACAGATTGTGGTCTGAAATACACCAAAAATGGAAAATTTCGCAAGTTCGGCTTTGTGGGATTCAAGTCTGAGGAAGATGCACAAAAAGCTCTGAATCATTATAATAAGAGCTTTGTGGACACATCCAGAGTGACG gTGGAATTGTGCACAGATCTGGGAGACCCCAACAAGTGTAGACCTTGGAGCAAACACAGTCGCCAGCCTGAAAAaccaaaagaaacaaagaatgAACAGAAACAGCAGGAGAGCAAGAAAGATGAAAAGAAG ggaaagaaaggaaaaaatccTGTCGCTCTTCTTGGAGAA CTGGAAGATGATCCGGGTTTCCAGGAGTTTGTGGCTGTGCACAAAAACCGCACCCAGGTCCCAACATGGGCCAATGACTCTGTAGAAGCTGCAGTTGTTGCtaaagaaaaaagcaaaaagcaagtgaaaaagaaagagaagaaatctGTCAGTGACGACTACTTGAACTTTGATTCTGATGAGTCAGAAGAGATGAGTGACAAAGAGGTTGAAGCTGATCCTGCTGAGGAGGAAGATGATAGTCAGG ATACTAAAAAGGAGGCTCTAAAGCAAGGCCTATCTGATATGGATTATCTTCGCTCCAAAATGGTAAAGAAGTCTGACATGGATGAGTGTGAGGAAGAAGGAGGTGGTGATGATGAGGAAAGGGATGAAGCAAAGggggaagaagaagaggagatcCCAGCGCAGCAGAATGACAGTGCATATGACAGTGGTGATAAAGACACAAAACACCAGAATAAG TTTGAACCCACTACGGATTTCACAGTTAAACTTCGTGGAGTTCCATTCAACGTTAAAGAG CAACACGTGCGAGAGTTTATGTTGCCCCTGAAGCCTGTGGCCATCCGTTTTGCGAAGAATGAAGATGGCCGCAATTCAG GTTATGTGTATGTGGACCTAAAGTCAGAAGCTGAGGTGGAGAGGGCTCTTCGGCTCAACAAAGACTATATGC AGGGACGTTATGTTGAAGTTTTCCGAGCCAACCTCAGAGACAAGGGGAGAGGTAAAAAGTCCACTGCACAAGAGAAAAACTTTGTCTCTGAGCTGAAGGAGGACGAGGAAGAGGAAGATGTGGCGGACTCAGGGCGGCTCTTTGTGCGAAATTTGTCTTACACCTGCACTGAAGATGAACTGAAAGAGCTTTTCACTAAACATG GTCTTCTTTCTGAGCTCCATTTTCCCATTGACACTTTGACTAAGAAACCCAAAGGCTTTGCTTTCATCACCTACGTGATTCCTGAAAACGCAGTAACTGCTTTAGCTCAGCTGGACGGACACATATTCCAG GGCCGGGTTTTGCACATCATTCCATCCAGAATTAAGAAGGAGAAAACAGAAGAGTGGCCAAATGCCCCAGGCAGCTCCTCCTATAAGAGACAAAAAGATGCCAAGGACAAAGCAGCCAGCGGAAG CTCTCATAATTGGAACACATTGTTTCTTGGCACGAGTGCAGTAGCTGATGCCATCGCTGAGAAATACAACACGACCAAAAGCCAAGTCCTCGACCAT GAGTCAAAGGGCAGTCTGGCTGTGAGGATGGCCCTTGGGGAGACTCAGATCGTCCAGGAAACTAGACAGTTCCTATTGGACAATGGAGTATCTCTGGACTCCTTCAGTCAG GCTGCAGGTGAGCGCAGTAAATCTGTGATCCTGGTGAAGAACTTGCCTTCAGGAGTTCAGGTGAAGGATCTGGAGGATCTCTTTGCCCCTCATGGTTCTCTAGGGAGAGTtctgctgccccctgctggtctCACTGCTATTGTAGAGTTCCTTGAGTCTACAGAAGCCAAACGTGCCTTTACCAGGCTTGCATACACTAAG TTTCAGCACGTTCCATTGTATTTAGAATGGGCTCCAATGGCGGTCTTCTCAACACCcgctaaacagaataaaccag AACCTGTGGCTGTGAGTAAAGACACCGCAGGTGAGCAACAGGACACAAAACAGGAGCaggaaaaagaggaggaggaggaggatgaagaggagaGCGTACCTGGCTCAACACTCTTCATTAAAAACCTTGACTACAGTACCACAGAGGAGACTCTGCGAGAG ACGTTCTCTAAATGTGGCGTAGTTAAAATCTGCACCATTTCTAAGAAGAGGGATAAAACAG GGAAACTGACATCTATGGGTTATGGCTTCGTACAATACAAAACCCCTGAAGCAGCACAGAAAGCCATTCGACAGCTACAG CACTGCGTTGTTGATGAGCGTCAGCTTGAATTAAAACTTTCAGAAAGAGTATTAAA GTCAGGTGTGACGAGCACAAGCAGAAAGAAGCAGTCGGCTAAGAAACAAACAACTTCGAAAATCTTGGTGCGAAATGTCCCCTTCCAGGCCacggtcagagagttgagagagCTTTTCTG CACGTTTGGTGAGCTGAAGACGGTCCGATTGCCAAAGAAAGGAGTTGGTGGAGCTCACCGTGGATTTGCCTTCGTGGACTTCCTAACAAAACAGGACGCTAAG AAAGCCTTTTCGGCCCTGTGCCACAGCACCCATCTGTACGGTAGAAGGCTGGTTTTGGAGTGGGCTGATGCTGAGGAGAGTGTAGAAGATCTGCGCAGAAAAACAGCTCAGCACTTCCATG ACGCTCCTAAGAAACGAAAGCAGGCCAAGGAGTTGGAGGAGATTCTGGACCAGATGGAGGTTGAGGAGGGAGATGAATGA